The following are from one region of the Paenibacillus sp. KS-LC4 genome:
- a CDS encoding radical SAM protein yields MKFLLVNPPNIKGYHVMRSYSGGFGDLFEYKLEDGISIFFPPTELLMLAGEIQSKGHEVIVRDYQVTPFDELEFINILINDSIDYLIHVISLPTLENDCKISQIAKQTNPKIKVYIRSSITHEDVLEKVAKISGADKIIFPDSIGNIIDIVEGTDHSNTASLDNEGKLFIAEVNRVNDIDQFAMPARDLVDHRLYTFENFRSTPRNNIATIHSSYGCPHPCGFYCPYPLAEGKKVRMHSVNRMMQEMKQIKKLGITGVVFRDPLFTYNQKRIEEFCRQLIAEKLEIDWWCETRIDRLSFELLKLMKQAGCVGLEVGVESGDEKVLLQQAKRGLDLKKLENFHNWIRELDIHTVYLFLVGLPVETPQSIVKTYRLMLEMELLVDEYNLSFITPYLGTPLYYEAIEKGWILENWDHFSGYSIVMRTDNLSKEKMQEAYEFGEELNVLIREREQETNERWDKRKNLFITRIENWANQDAKEKIEVL; encoded by the coding sequence ATGAAATTTTTACTAGTTAACCCTCCAAATATAAAGGGATATCATGTCATGAGATCATATTCTGGAGGATTCGGTGATTTATTCGAATATAAACTTGAAGATGGAATTTCAATTTTCTTTCCACCAACCGAGTTGCTTATGCTAGCTGGAGAAATACAAAGTAAAGGTCATGAGGTTATTGTGAGGGACTACCAGGTAACACCTTTTGATGAATTAGAATTTATCAACATATTAATAAATGATAGTATAGATTATCTCATTCACGTCATTTCACTTCCTACTTTGGAGAATGATTGTAAAATATCTCAAATAGCAAAACAAACTAATCCGAAGATAAAAGTATATATTCGCTCCTCGATTACACATGAAGATGTTTTGGAGAAGGTTGCCAAAATATCAGGTGCTGATAAGATCATTTTTCCTGACTCTATTGGAAATATTATTGATATCGTGGAGGGGACGGATCATTCGAATACGGCATCATTGGATAACGAGGGTAAATTATTTATTGCAGAAGTGAACAGAGTAAATGATATTGACCAATTTGCAATGCCAGCACGGGATCTAGTTGACCATCGCTTATATACTTTCGAAAATTTTAGGAGCACTCCTCGAAACAATATTGCCACGATACATTCAAGTTATGGCTGCCCTCACCCTTGCGGGTTCTATTGTCCGTATCCACTTGCTGAGGGGAAAAAGGTAAGGATGCATTCTGTAAATAGAATGATGCAGGAAATGAAGCAAATAAAAAAATTGGGAATAACGGGGGTAGTATTTCGTGACCCGTTATTTACCTACAACCAAAAGCGCATTGAGGAATTTTGTCGGCAGTTAATTGCTGAAAAATTAGAAATAGATTGGTGGTGTGAAACGCGTATAGATCGTCTTTCGTTCGAATTATTAAAGTTAATGAAACAAGCGGGATGTGTTGGTCTTGAAGTAGGGGTGGAATCTGGAGACGAAAAAGTTCTATTACAGCAAGCTAAGAGAGGATTAGACCTCAAAAAGCTGGAAAATTTTCATAACTGGATTCGTGAATTAGATATTCATACTGTATATTTATTTTTAGTCGGTCTTCCAGTTGAAACACCCCAATCCATTGTGAAAACGTACAGGCTAATGTTAGAAATGGAGCTATTGGTTGATGAATACAATTTATCTTTTATTACTCCTTATCTCGGAACACCTTTATACTATGAGGCGATTGAAAAAGGATGGATACTTGAAAACTGGGATCATTTCTCGGGTTATTCTATTGTAATGCGGACAGACAACCTTTCAAAAGAAAAGATGCAAGAGGCCTATGAGTTCGGTGAGGAATTAAACGTACTTATACGAGAACGAGAACAAGAAACAAACGAAAGATGGGACAAGCGAAAGAATTTATTTATTACGCGAATAGAAAATTGGGCGAATCAAGATGCAAAAGAAAAAATAGAAGTATTATAA
- a CDS encoding GMC family oxidoreductase, which translates to MSLIKEFDVCVIGSGAAGSVASRVFAEKGWRVAIVEQGRKVEPGTNIDQVMEHAEKAYARDEHGQWGLNGNPWSASAVGGGTIFYAGVSFRYRDVDFDARNYVASDAMDPQWPITYADLDPYYNQIEAWLGVSGDLKADPMMSSSSTGRLHPAHSFSQQGMVIADASKRLGLNPFPTPLAVNNSSLNGYPACENLTSCTDYACPVGAKGDSFSRILRPVLNENVDLMENTKALRFIQHDRFRIAELECLDMGTMEIFRIKAKQFVLAGNAIQSSALVLRSVNDWWPNGVGNKSGLVGAGLSFKVSQYVSGWVENHPFTQLNEPLKGLYSTVSMTDHYIDRDCPSGLGGLIYEANPWTDYGNPGKGLYVQLECILADQPQHSNRVRLSDQKEATGVPKIMLDYTTHELDRARLDYMTEKTKGILYEMGATLIQNNPSYYYLGSAHLHGTCRAGLDENTSVVDKLGRFHTIDNLHVADGSFMPFAGGVNPTLTIQANALRIAEGLKL; encoded by the coding sequence TTGAGTTTGATAAAAGAGTTCGATGTATGTGTAATTGGCAGCGGCGCCGCTGGATCTGTAGCAAGCCGAGTGTTTGCGGAGAAAGGCTGGCGCGTCGCTATCGTCGAGCAAGGCCGTAAAGTTGAGCCGGGAACGAATATTGATCAAGTCATGGAGCATGCAGAAAAGGCATATGCGCGTGATGAGCATGGTCAATGGGGATTGAATGGAAATCCATGGTCGGCAAGTGCGGTAGGCGGAGGCACGATTTTCTATGCCGGCGTATCGTTTCGCTACCGAGATGTAGATTTTGATGCAAGAAACTATGTGGCTTCAGATGCCATGGATCCTCAATGGCCGATCACCTATGCCGATCTGGACCCTTATTACAATCAAATTGAAGCATGGCTGGGGGTTTCTGGCGATTTAAAAGCGGATCCGATGATGAGCTCAAGTAGTACGGGACGTCTGCATCCTGCACATTCATTTAGCCAACAAGGGATGGTTATAGCTGATGCCAGTAAAAGACTCGGTTTGAATCCGTTCCCGACTCCATTGGCGGTCAATAATTCCTCGTTAAACGGATATCCGGCCTGTGAAAATCTGACAAGCTGTACGGATTACGCATGTCCTGTTGGAGCCAAGGGTGACAGCTTCTCCCGCATTTTGCGGCCTGTCTTAAATGAAAATGTCGATCTGATGGAAAATACAAAGGCTTTGCGATTTATTCAGCATGATAGGTTTCGAATAGCTGAGCTTGAATGCTTGGATATGGGAACTATGGAAATCTTCCGAATTAAGGCTAAACAGTTTGTTCTAGCAGGAAATGCAATACAAAGCTCGGCGCTGGTGCTTCGATCCGTTAATGATTGGTGGCCGAATGGGGTTGGCAATAAATCGGGGCTTGTTGGAGCAGGCTTAAGCTTTAAAGTAAGTCAGTACGTCTCGGGATGGGTAGAAAATCATCCGTTTACTCAGTTGAATGAGCCGTTAAAGGGGTTGTATTCGACTGTTTCCATGACCGACCATTATATCGACCGTGATTGCCCATCAGGTCTTGGAGGCTTGATCTATGAAGCCAATCCATGGACCGACTACGGCAATCCTGGAAAAGGCCTGTACGTCCAGCTAGAATGCATCTTGGCTGATCAGCCGCAACATTCAAACCGAGTCAGACTATCCGATCAGAAGGAAGCAACAGGCGTACCGAAAATCATGCTTGACTATACAACACACGAATTGGATCGGGCGAGATTGGACTATATGACAGAAAAAACGAAAGGTATCTTATATGAAATGGGTGCGACACTAATTCAAAACAATCCTTCTTATTATTATTTAGGAAGCGCCCATTTGCATGGTACCTGTCGCGCTGGCTTGGATGAAAATACGTCGGTGGTGGATAAGCTCGGTAGATTCCATACGATTGACAATTTGCATGTAGCAGACGGCTCATTTATGCCCTTTGCGGGTGGTGTAAACCCTACGTTGACCATACAAGCAAACGCTCTAAGAATTGCAGAGGGATTAAAGCTGTAA
- a CDS encoding nucleoside-diphosphate kinase has protein sequence MDEFIHYYEHTIMMLKPDCFNRKLEDEIMREIVANGFTVKHTKQVMLTAADIERCFLHSDSFYVHYLTRSPVKFFVLGHEHTAIERMSELKYDIRNRYGVLGKIENLIHATDEGTEYHLLLQYFFPELAVKQYCSFADFDMWLRHGNAEDRRRLIDILDRSSALRYCKIRLASVYDLELADNLILAPCQKIVTDFKLCIAIDDNQECFLDIDLPKNPNLIKELYGMSISSNRMECIEYAIKNDCAIHLLHIPLSAQDQAKYRVWISEKSKNMDELIVGLEAYQRIHELKTKYAIAGLNCYRFDYSLLATELYMDLGRLHGLQLRGGSGGIVEPGHFSIAARDTK, from the coding sequence ATGGATGAATTCATTCATTATTACGAACATACGATTATGATGCTCAAGCCAGATTGCTTCAATAGAAAGCTCGAGGATGAAATCATGCGCGAAATTGTTGCGAATGGATTTACTGTCAAGCATACGAAACAGGTCATGCTGACAGCTGCCGATATTGAGCGCTGTTTTCTTCACTCCGATTCCTTTTATGTTCATTATTTGACGCGATCGCCGGTTAAATTCTTTGTTCTCGGGCATGAACACACTGCTATAGAGAGGATGTCTGAGCTGAAGTATGACATTCGGAACAGGTATGGGGTATTGGGAAAGATAGAAAATTTAATTCATGCCACAGATGAAGGAACAGAATATCATTTGCTGCTCCAATACTTTTTCCCTGAACTGGCTGTAAAACAATATTGCAGCTTCGCTGATTTCGATATGTGGCTGCGACATGGTAATGCGGAGGATAGAAGGCGTCTGATTGATATCCTAGACCGCAGCAGCGCATTGAGATACTGCAAAATTCGGTTAGCTTCAGTTTACGATTTGGAATTAGCGGATAACCTTATACTTGCTCCTTGCCAAAAAATCGTGACTGATTTCAAGCTGTGCATAGCAATCGACGATAATCAAGAGTGCTTTCTGGATATCGATCTTCCGAAAAATCCAAATCTAATTAAAGAATTGTATGGGATGTCAATATCATCAAATCGGATGGAATGCATCGAGTACGCGATAAAGAATGATTGTGCAATCCATTTATTGCATATTCCGCTATCAGCTCAAGATCAGGCAAAGTATCGAGTTTGGATTTCTGAGAAAAGTAAAAATATGGACGAGCTGATTGTCGGACTAGAAGCGTATCAACGTATTCATGAATTAAAGACTAAATATGCGATTGCGGGCTTGAACTGTTACCGATTCGATTACTCCCTGCTTGCAACTGAGCTTTACATGGACCTCGGCAGGCTTCATGGACTCCAGTTACGAGGTGGAAGCGGGGGGATTGTGGAGCCTGGGCATTTCAGTATTGCAGCTAGGGATACTAAATAA